The following are encoded in a window of Candidatus Bathyarchaeia archaeon genomic DNA:
- a CDS encoding PadR family transcriptional regulator: MFDDEEFPPPPPLPPFRHWLRHVAAVPKGFLRFQVLELLSEKPMSGSEIINEIERRTGGCWKPSPGSVYPLLAWLQDNGYIREVPSEEAGVRRYALTDKGRQLLEEQRKVRCHFRMGRKFFALPLMGGLWLRIPPEKAEEIRESFRRLFKALFSLGLTLEERFSEQALKEALAVLNETAKQLEEIEKRLRGEKA, translated from the coding sequence ATGTTTGACGATGAAGAGTTTCCGCCACCCCCACCTCTTCCACCGTTTAGGCATTGGTTGAGGCATGTGGCTGCCGTGCCGAAGGGGTTTCTGCGTTTTCAAGTGCTTGAACTTCTGAGCGAGAAGCCCATGTCTGGTTCAGAGATTATCAATGAGATTGAAAGGCGTACTGGTGGCTGTTGGAAGCCTAGTCCGGGTTCTGTTTATCCGCTTTTGGCTTGGCTTCAGGATAACGGCTACATCCGTGAGGTGCCGTCTGAAGAGGCTGGTGTGAGGCGTTATGCGCTGACGGATAAGGGGAGACAGCTTTTGGAAGAACAGCGGAAGGTGCGCTGCCACTTCCGCATGGGAAGAAAGTTTTTCGCCTTGCCCCTTATGGGTGGACTTTGGCTTCGCATACCACCCGAAAAGGCCGAAGAAATCCGTGAATCTTTTAGGCGGTTATTTAAAGCCTTGTTTAGTTTGGGCTTAACTCTCGAGGAGCGTTTCAGCGAGCAAGCCCTAAAAGAAGCTTTAGCGGTTTTGAACGAAACCGCCAAACAGCTTGAGGAGATTGAAAAGCGGCTTAGGGGTGAGAAGGCTTGA